A genomic window from Candidatus Pelagisphaera phototrophica includes:
- the pyrH gene encoding UMP kinase: MSSDSNSCEKPKYKRIILKLSGEVLRSPETGDPIDWDILKRICEQIKDIRSLGTEVCIVIGGGNIFRGLSGSKDRGVDRTTGDYMGMLSTVINGLAFMECLEKMGVVTRVQTSIPMNQVAEPFILRRAIRHLEKGRVVIFVAGTGNPYFSTDTTAALRASEIQAEVIMKATKVDGIYDKDPMKHDDAIRYDKLSYIDALQQRLNILDSTAFSLCMDNEVPILVFSLNEAGSIRRAILGEKVGTLVCSDD, encoded by the coding sequence ATGTCCTCTGACTCAAACTCCTGCGAAAAACCCAAGTATAAACGTATCATTCTCAAGCTAAGCGGCGAAGTGCTGCGAAGCCCCGAAACGGGTGATCCGATCGATTGGGATATTCTGAAACGAATCTGCGAGCAGATTAAGGACATTCGCTCTCTGGGGACCGAGGTGTGCATCGTTATTGGAGGCGGGAATATTTTTCGTGGCCTGTCTGGCTCCAAGGACCGAGGAGTCGATCGGACCACTGGCGACTACATGGGTATGCTCTCAACTGTCATCAACGGCCTCGCGTTCATGGAGTGCCTCGAGAAGATGGGCGTGGTCACACGCGTTCAAACCTCGATACCCATGAATCAGGTAGCCGAGCCTTTCATCCTTCGTCGGGCCATAAGACACCTGGAAAAAGGGAGGGTCGTCATTTTCGTCGCCGGCACCGGCAATCCCTACTTTTCCACTGATACCACCGCGGCCTTGCGAGCGAGCGAGATCCAGGCGGAAGTCATCATGAAAGCGACTAAAGTCGATGGCATTTACGACAAGGATCCGATGAAACACGATGACGCCATCCGCTACGACAAGCTCAGCTACATCGACGCTCTCCAGCAGAGACTGAATATACTCGATTCCACCGCATTCTCTCTTTGCATGGACAACGAAGTGCCCATTCTCGTGTTCAGCCTCAACGAGGCAGGCAGCATCCGACGAGCGATTCTGGGAGAAAAGGTCGGTACGCTCGTCTGCTCCGATGATTAA
- the frr gene encoding ribosome recycling factor: protein MDEDEIFLNFEEGVEKATEHAAHEFSAVNTGKANPHMVEGIMVEAYGSTMPIRDMAAISTPDTRTIAITPWDKGTLKAIEKAIQTSNIGITPAIMGDIIRLPLPELTGDRRQELVKLVSKHAEDARVGVRKARHNAMDAIKKLQKDGEISEDDLKRCEKEIQTGTDNGIKKINDLLAAKEKDLLTV, encoded by the coding sequence ATGGACGAAGATGAAATCTTTTTGAATTTCGAGGAAGGTGTCGAAAAAGCGACCGAACACGCCGCACATGAGTTCTCAGCCGTAAACACCGGCAAAGCCAATCCTCACATGGTCGAGGGAATCATGGTCGAAGCCTATGGCAGCACCATGCCGATTCGAGACATGGCCGCCATTTCAACCCCCGACACTCGAACGATCGCGATCACTCCCTGGGACAAGGGCACGTTGAAAGCCATCGAGAAGGCTATCCAAACTTCAAATATTGGCATCACCCCTGCAATTATGGGCGACATAATCCGGCTTCCCCTCCCAGAGCTTACCGGAGATCGGAGACAAGAGCTCGTTAAATTGGTGAGCAAACATGCCGAGGACGCCCGCGTGGGAGTCAGAAAGGCGCGTCACAACGCCATGGATGCCATTAAGAAGCTGCAAAAGGATGGAGAGATCTCCGAAGACGATCTCAAGCGTTGCGAAAAGGAAATCCAGACGGGAACGGATAACGGCATCAAAAAGATAAACGATCTCCTCGCGGCCAAGGAGAAGGACCTCTTGACGGTTTAA
- the proB gene encoding glutamate 5-kinase, producing MQRIVIKLGTGILTKGIGEIDTVRIQSICSQIAELRNRNIEVLVVSSGAIGMGMGNLKLRSRPSTLPKQQACASIGQSRLIQCWQNGLDPYDLLVGQILLTHEGLRIRNRYVNAKATIDQLLSYNVVPIINENDSVSAFEIRFGNNDTLGAMVASLAEASQLMVLSTAPGLIDMDGTGEIVPVVENIDSKIESMAKGTNSPTAVGGMIPKIQAAKIATAAGCETFIADGSAENIILRLIDGESIGTRFVASKAPLVSKKRWLAYFQRPLGSIQIDTGACNALIREERSLLAAGITKCDGNFHAGDVIDVVSQDGVPIARGECSYSSHEIHQIAGKALIEIEALFSDRTRFEVIHRDALVLL from the coding sequence ATGCAACGTATCGTCATAAAGCTTGGCACCGGTATTTTAACCAAAGGTATCGGTGAGATTGATACGGTACGCATCCAGTCCATCTGTAGCCAGATAGCGGAACTGAGAAATCGGAACATTGAAGTCCTAGTCGTCAGCTCCGGAGCCATCGGCATGGGAATGGGCAATCTTAAACTGAGAAGCCGACCCTCAACCCTCCCCAAGCAGCAGGCCTGCGCTTCCATTGGCCAAAGCCGGCTGATCCAGTGCTGGCAAAACGGTCTGGATCCCTACGATCTTTTGGTCGGCCAAATTCTGCTTACTCACGAAGGACTCCGCATTCGGAATCGCTATGTCAATGCCAAGGCTACGATCGACCAGCTTCTCAGCTACAACGTAGTACCCATTATCAACGAGAACGATTCCGTCAGCGCATTCGAAATTAGATTTGGCAACAACGACACACTGGGAGCAATGGTGGCTTCCTTAGCTGAAGCCAGTCAACTCATGGTCCTTTCGACCGCGCCTGGACTGATCGACATGGACGGAACCGGGGAGATTGTTCCTGTCGTCGAGAACATAGATTCGAAAATAGAGTCGATGGCCAAGGGTACCAACTCCCCAACCGCGGTAGGCGGGATGATCCCGAAAATCCAAGCCGCGAAGATCGCTACCGCTGCCGGGTGCGAGACCTTCATTGCGGATGGATCGGCGGAGAATATAATTTTAAGACTGATCGACGGAGAAAGTATCGGGACTCGCTTTGTGGCCAGCAAGGCCCCATTAGTATCCAAAAAACGGTGGCTCGCTTATTTCCAACGCCCCCTCGGCTCGATACAAATCGATACCGGAGCGTGCAATGCTCTCATACGTGAGGAACGCAGCTTACTGGCTGCTGGTATCACAAAATGCGACGGTAACTTTCATGCGGGTGACGTCATCGATGTCGTTAGTCAGGACGGGGTACCGATTGCCCGAGGGGAATGCTCCTATTCAAGTCACGAGATTCATCAAATCGCAGGAAAAGCACTTATAGAGATTGAAGCCCTTTTCTCTGACCGGACGCGGTTCGAAGTTATCCATCGCGACGCACTTGTGCTGCTGTAG
- a CDS encoding ATP-dependent helicase: MDFNLPATPPSIDIPSIDFRGDLNDEQYAAVTAEPGPLLILAGAGSGKTRTLTYRVAYLLSQGVSPNDILLLTFTNKAAKEMLKRVEDLTGFEPRRFWGGTFHSIGHRLLRIHSESVGLAKNFTILDAGEAESVLKGAVEAIDNSFFKDKTRPKPGPLSSVISMARNTRGTIEETIINYFPQHNELVDQIQSFSEVYAKRKQEQQVVDYDDLLTNWLKLMEVAPEVKEYYNQRFRHTLVDEYQDTNTLQAKIVDTMGANHQIMAVGDDAQCIYSWRGANYENIMTFPDRHPETRILRIETNYRSTPEILTLANSVIQNRTTQGFDKELRAFKPSRQVPYVVQAMDGKEQAQFVITRIQGLLEEGKEASEIAVLYRAHYQSLDLQMELSRAGLPYQITSGVRFFEQAHIKDMVAHLRLVYNPRDVSAFMRLAVLLPKVGEKNGQKLYALTAEVAKSKRLDFIDAMSDPSVTKKAPAAARQDWESLAISLQDMKKANESGSPEEVVEIGLEGWYSLYLQGAYANYVNRLDDLKSLIGFAARFEEMQELIAQITLLNSEVADRNMEDSDQSIRLTTVHQAKGLEFDVVFVIGAADGLFPIRRSIEAGDTEEERRLFYVAVTRARDELYLLFPKMNTKGGPSMFLTPSRFLQEIPHELYEPVRIRRNYGW; encoded by the coding sequence ATGGACTTCAATCTCCCAGCGACTCCCCCCTCGATCGACATTCCTTCGATAGACTTTCGGGGTGATCTCAATGATGAGCAGTACGCTGCCGTAACCGCAGAGCCCGGCCCCCTCCTCATTTTAGCAGGTGCCGGTAGTGGTAAGACCCGTACCCTAACCTATCGTGTCGCCTATCTGCTCTCACAGGGGGTCAGCCCCAATGACATTCTGCTTCTTACGTTCACTAACAAGGCCGCAAAGGAAATGCTCAAGCGGGTCGAGGATCTGACCGGGTTTGAGCCGCGCCGCTTCTGGGGGGGGACTTTCCACAGCATTGGCCATCGGTTGCTCCGCATACATAGCGAATCTGTTGGTCTAGCCAAGAATTTCACCATTCTCGATGCGGGTGAAGCGGAATCCGTTCTGAAAGGGGCGGTCGAAGCCATCGACAATAGTTTCTTCAAGGACAAGACTCGCCCGAAACCGGGCCCCCTCTCCTCCGTCATCAGCATGGCGCGCAATACGCGAGGCACCATCGAGGAAACCATTATCAACTACTTTCCCCAACACAATGAGTTGGTGGATCAGATACAGTCCTTTTCCGAAGTCTATGCCAAACGAAAGCAGGAGCAGCAAGTGGTCGACTATGACGACCTGCTGACCAATTGGCTCAAACTCATGGAGGTCGCTCCTGAGGTAAAAGAATACTACAATCAACGATTTCGTCACACTCTGGTCGATGAGTACCAGGACACTAATACGCTTCAGGCCAAAATCGTCGATACGATGGGTGCCAATCACCAAATCATGGCAGTGGGAGACGATGCTCAGTGCATCTATTCCTGGCGAGGCGCGAACTACGAAAACATCATGACTTTCCCGGATCGCCATCCGGAAACTCGTATTCTTCGAATCGAGACAAACTATCGCAGTACACCGGAGATATTGACCCTAGCGAATTCCGTTATCCAGAACAGGACCACGCAAGGGTTCGACAAAGAGCTGCGGGCCTTCAAGCCCTCGAGGCAGGTCCCTTACGTGGTTCAGGCAATGGATGGCAAGGAACAAGCCCAGTTTGTCATAACGCGTATTCAGGGACTTCTCGAAGAGGGGAAAGAGGCTAGCGAGATCGCCGTCCTCTATCGAGCCCACTATCAGTCTCTTGACTTGCAGATGGAGCTCTCCAGGGCGGGTCTCCCCTATCAAATCACCAGTGGCGTCCGGTTTTTTGAACAGGCTCACATCAAGGATATGGTCGCTCACTTGCGACTGGTCTACAATCCGAGAGACGTATCCGCTTTTATGCGACTCGCCGTATTGCTTCCCAAAGTTGGCGAGAAAAACGGTCAGAAGCTCTACGCTCTCACCGCAGAGGTGGCCAAGTCAAAAAGACTCGACTTCATCGACGCCATGAGCGATCCCTCAGTAACCAAAAAAGCTCCCGCCGCGGCGCGGCAAGACTGGGAATCACTCGCCATCAGTCTCCAGGATATGAAAAAGGCCAACGAGTCCGGTTCTCCCGAAGAAGTCGTGGAGATTGGTCTCGAAGGTTGGTACAGCCTCTACCTTCAGGGAGCGTACGCCAACTACGTCAACCGCTTGGATGACCTCAAATCGCTCATCGGATTCGCCGCCCGGTTTGAAGAGATGCAGGAGCTCATCGCTCAAATCACTCTGCTCAATTCCGAAGTCGCGGACCGCAATATGGAGGATAGCGACCAGTCGATCCGACTCACCACCGTTCATCAAGCCAAAGGTCTCGAATTTGATGTCGTCTTTGTCATCGGAGCGGCCGATGGGCTTTTCCCCATTCGGAGATCCATTGAGGCGGGAGATACCGAAGAGGAAAGGCGACTCTTCTACGTCGCAGTCACCCGGGCTCGCGATGAACTTTACCTACTTTTCCCTAAGATGAATACCAAAGGGGGACCGTCCATGTTCCTCACCCCGAGCCGGTTCCTCCAGGAGATTCCCCATGAGCTCTACGAGCCGGTTCGTATCCGCCGCAACTATGGCTGGTAA
- a CDS encoding DNA glycosylase, whose product MRWTHWQTLILKTPFSDLSFQETLIGGQAFRWSYNEIDQCWQGIWSQSFTQLRLNTEESIECRFPEESEANATESLHQYLLVDTDWSDLTEQLPWRSDPALADAIYAFRGLRLLNQPFAETLLCFLCSATKQIPQIKIMCENMAREIGSEIIPGGPHALPTWEQLSKTSESVLRSLGLGFRAKNIKQTADLIAGSNKILEEIEGLPYKEAKEELIKFPGVGSKIADCTLLFGAQKYQAFPVDTWILKVLKNRYKLEGWSKDQLEHFGRVHLGPLAGYAQQFLFAYERAQR is encoded by the coding sequence ATGCGTTGGACCCACTGGCAAACGCTCATACTCAAAACTCCGTTTTCAGATCTTTCATTTCAAGAGACCCTGATTGGCGGACAAGCGTTCCGGTGGTCTTACAATGAAATAGACCAATGCTGGCAAGGGATTTGGTCTCAGAGTTTCACCCAGTTAAGACTGAATACAGAAGAATCGATTGAGTGCCGTTTTCCAGAGGAATCAGAAGCGAACGCAACAGAATCTCTCCACCAATACTTGCTTGTTGATACCGATTGGTCGGACCTCACAGAGCAACTCCCTTGGCGAAGCGACCCAGCGCTAGCTGACGCTATCTACGCTTTTCGTGGCTTGCGTCTTTTGAACCAGCCTTTTGCTGAGACCTTGCTTTGCTTTCTTTGCTCGGCGACCAAACAGATTCCCCAAATTAAAATCATGTGCGAGAACATGGCACGTGAAATTGGGTCCGAGATTATTCCCGGAGGCCCGCACGCCCTTCCAACCTGGGAGCAACTATCCAAAACGAGCGAGTCAGTCCTTCGGTCACTCGGACTAGGTTTTCGGGCAAAGAATATAAAGCAAACCGCCGATCTCATTGCGGGATCGAACAAGATACTAGAAGAAATCGAAGGGCTTCCCTATAAAGAGGCGAAAGAGGAACTCATCAAATTTCCTGGTGTAGGTTCGAAGATCGCCGACTGCACCCTCCTTTTCGGAGCCCAGAAATACCAAGCCTTTCCTGTTGATACGTGGATTTTGAAGGTCCTAAAAAACCGCTACAAACTCGAGGGCTGGAGCAAGGACCAGCTTGAGCACTTTGGCAGAGTGCATCTCGGTCCGCTAGCAGGCTATGCCCAGCAATTCCTATTCGCCTACGAGAGAGCTCAGCGATAA